The following are encoded together in the Engraulis encrasicolus isolate BLACKSEA-1 unplaced genomic scaffold, IST_EnEncr_1.0 scaffold_153_np1212, whole genome shotgun sequence genome:
- the LOC134442410 gene encoding tetraspanin-5-like, protein MMSGQHFKGHEVSCCIKYFIFGFNIIFWLLGMAFLAIGLWAWSEKGVLSNISSITDLGGLDPVWLFMVVGAVMFILGFAGCIGALRENTFLLKFFSVFLGIIFFLELTAGVLAFVFKDWIKDQLNFFIDKNIKAYRDDIDLQNLIDFTQEYWECCGAFEADDWNLNIYFNCTDTNPSREKCGVPFSCCTKDPAEDVINTQCGYDVRAKTDLEQKAYIHVKGCVPQFERWLQDNLTVVAGIFIGIALLQIFGICLAQNLVSDIEAVRASCLFT, encoded by the exons ttGTTGGGAATGGCGTTTCTAGCAATTGGACTCTGGGCGTGGAGTGAAAAG GGTGTGTTGTCGAACATCTCCTCCATAACGGACCTGGGGGGTCTGGATCCCGTCTGGCTCTTCATGGTGGTGGGGGCCGTGATGTTCATCCTGGGCTTCGCCGGCTGCATCGGAGCGCTACGGGAAAACACATTCCTACTCAAGTTT ttcTCTGTGTTTCTAGGTATAATATTCTTCCTGGAGTTGACGGCTGGCGTGTTGGCGTTCGTGTTTAAGGATTGGATTAAAGACCAGCTCAACTTCTTTATCGACAAGAACATCAAGGCCTACCGAGACGACATCGACTTGCAGAACCTCATCGACTTCACACAGGAATac tgGGAGTGTTGCGGTGCGTTTGAGGCGGACGACTGGAATCTGAATATTTATTTCAACTGTACGGACACCAATCCCAGTAGAGAAAAGTGCGGAGTCCCGTTTTCATGCTGCACAAAGGACCCCGcg GAGGACGTGATAAACACACAGTGTGGATACGACGTACGCGCCAAGACg gacttgGAGCAGAAGGCCTATATCCATGTGAAGGGTTGCGTTCCTCAGTTTGAGAGATGGCTACAAGACAACCTGACTGTGGTGGCCGGAATATTCATTGGCATCGCACTGTtacag ATATTTGGCATCTGTTTGGCCCAAAATCTTGTCAGTGACATCGAGGCAGTCCGAGCCAGCtg TCTGTTCACCTGA